From the uncultured Methanomethylovorans sp. genome, the window ATAGAATTGTGATTCTCTTTATTTTGTTTTTTATCATTTCTTATCTGCCTCATTTTATTTCTCCAAAGGCAGGCCTACGTAAGCTTTAAGCAAGATTAAAACAAACTACAATCCTGCCTTTGGGCTGCGGGGTTCAATTCTGTCTGCATAAATTTAGAATTGAACCCTTTCATCTACTTGATAAATTAATATATTTAAGTTTTGTGCTAACCCTAATTGAATATAACCTTTTGTATCCAGTCCTCTATATATTAATCCCATTTGCTTCTTTGTTAGAGGGTTTACACATAACTTTTAAATAGTTTTATTTTTCAGGTTATGTTGTAGATGATACGAAGTTGATAACGTTAACTGCATAGTTACCTGTCTTTACAGCTTTCCATGTGTGATAATTCTTCTGAATAATTGCCAATGTGTAATTTTATACGCAATAATTGCAAATTATAGCAAAGATATAGCATTTTATCAAGTAAAATCTACTTCGAAAAAGAATTATGAACTGTATATGAATTACAAAATGTCAATGTTTTTTGCACTTTGTTTTCTCATCGATGAGGCTTACGAACTCCTCTGGTCCAGCCATCTTGTCCAGTTCTTTTTCTTCTATAAGAACTGTGTTTTCGACAGTATCTGACTTGCTTGGACCTTTTATTATAAATACAGACCTTGTTTGCGTCACACAGGAGATACTGCTCATCAAATCAGCTCTTTTTATCATAGCGCTGCTGTAAGTGCTGACTCCTGTAAGCATTGTGTCATAGTTATCTTTGGATATTGCTTTAAATGGTGCCTGTGACGTTGAGACCACCTGGTAGCCCAGAGAATGAAGCAGATCAAGAACATTATCCTCTTCTTTATATTTCGTCTCTTCACGTTGCATTGGTGGTTCCTTAAGTTTCTTTTCAAAAGCCTGCAGTATATCTATGGATTTTGCAAGTGCAACATCAAGCAGTTCTTCCATATGTAATACTACATCTATGGATGCATCCATCCCGCCTTCTTCGTATTTACTTATAGTTCTTCTGGAAACTCCCAGTTCTGAAGCAAGGGTTCCCAGAGACATTGCCTGCTTTGTACGTGCTTCTTTCAGGACATCACCATCTATGGAGACATACAATCCCCCAGGTGCTGCAGATACAAGCGGTGGCACATTCTCCACAAAGTAATCATAAAGTGTCTGGACGTTAACCGCAGGTATATCATATCTCATATAGACTACGCTATCTTCAAGCATCTGGTCCCGGGTTTTAGCTCCTACAAGAAGCGCTGAGCCACCCAAATATCTTGCAAGTGCCTTCATTTCATGAGCTGTTTCCTCGTTTAACCCATCAATATTGTAAAGCACTTTGCAGAAAAGCAGGATGTTCTCATTCCTTGCAGCAAGATCAAAACTCCTCGGCCTAATGTTACAGCGCTTTGAGACAATGAAGTTTGCCTGTCTCAGTACATCTACTATTTGATGTATGAGGATGTCTTTTGTCATGAATACCAAATGATTGTTTGCGCATCTATATGTATTCTTGCATTACTTTTCTCTTTAACTCATTTTCCCTGCAGAAAACTTAATTGTGTTCAACTCATCAGTAACCCAAATAACCAAGGCCACGACCATGATAATAGGTATAGATGATACAGATTCAAGAGAAGGCATGTGTACAACGTATCTGGGAGCCCTGCTCATGGACGAATTGAGACAGTATGGTACTATAGTGGAACTCCCTGTGCTTGTTCGTCTCAATCCCACAATTCCTTACAAAACCAGAGGCAATGCATGCGTAGGCATAAATCTAGCAACATCTTGCCCTGATAAGGTAATGAAACATGTAATTTCAAGAGTTTCGACAATGGCAGCACTGGAATGTGATATGACAAATCCAGGGGTGGTATTTGTCCAGGATGATGAATGTGAAAGTGTCCGAGATGTTCTGGGCACTTTTTTCCAGCGTGCTGTGAAGGAAGTCCTTTCAATTGAAGAGGCAAAATACGTTATTGCTAAAACAGGTTTGCAGTCCAAAGGATTCAAGAATGGCCGAGGTCTTATAGGTGCACTATCTGCCTGTGGTTCCATACTGAATCCGGGGTGGGACCATACTTTTGAGTATTTGGCTTACAGGCAAAGAGAGAAATGGGGTACTCCCAGAAATGTGGATGAAGCTAGCTTCTTTGTTGCCGACAGTGCTACTTATCCAGCAACATGGGACACAGTTGATGTATCTAATGAACTTGTGGTATGTGTACCTCATTCTCCAGACCCGGTATTATATGGAATTAGGGGCAAGGACCCGGAAGTTGTAAGAAGAACAGCAGAAATGATCTCTTCTGAACTCCTGGAAAGGTCATGCGTATACTGTACGAACCAGGGTACAGATATGCATTTGATTCCCGTTGCTAGTATATCCGAAATACAAGAAATGCACTCCTACATAGTATCTGGTTTCGTGTCAGATGATCCATTTACGATACCGGGAGGGCATACAATCTTTTCTATCTCTGACAGCAGCGGTGCCTCTGTTGAATGTGCGGCCTTTGAGCCAACGAAGGGCTTCAGATCATTGGTGCGCAAGCTCATTCAAGGCGATATTGTTAAGGTTTATGGAAGTTTCATGAACAAAGCTCTGAATATCGAAAAGATAGAGGTAGTTTCCCTTGCACCTTTGGTAGCTTCCCACAATCCAGAATGTCCTTCCTGCGGAAAAAGAATGGAATCAGCAGGCAAAGGGCAAGGATACAGATGCAGGAAATGTGGTACCAAATCGCCGGTCTTGGTACAGGTAAATCTAAAAAGGGATCTTGAACCAGGTATGTACGAGGTACCCCCATGTGCTCGCAGACATCTGGCCAAACCACTTGTAAGATTCCAGAATCCTTCAGTAAAAGAATTTCCATCCAGATGATGTCATCTCAAATGGCTAAGGTCTATTACCTGTGGAGTTTTCAGTTTGTGGTCATTCATTTTTATCCTGCGTATAACTGAATCTGCCTGCTCTTTTGTAATGCCCACTGTATTCCAGGCAATATCGGGTGTTTCTCCCTCAAGCAGAAGGGAAAGGAATCTGTCCACTTCTTTATAGGTAATACCTAGTTCTTTTTCATCTGTCTGGCCACTCCAAAGTCCAGCAGAAGGTGCTTTATTGATGATCGCTTCTGGAATCCCCATTGATGCTGAAAGTTCCCACACATCAGTCTTATACATATCACCAATAGGAAGGATGTCTACTCCCCCATCCCCATGCTTTGTGAAATAGCCCAAAAGCAGCTCCGTTTTATTTCCTGTGCCTATGACGATTCTGTTGAGCAAGTTGGCATGATAATAAAGCACTGACATTCGGATACGGGCTTTCAGGTTCCCTTTGGCGTGGGCTGTAGCTTTCTTTCCATCCGGAATATTATCAAGGTAAGTCGTGAGAATCCCTGAGATATCTATGGCCTTAAACTCTATGCCTAATTGATGAGACACTTCGGTTGCATCAAGAACATCTTCTGCAGGTGTGAGATTGAGTTCTGGAAGGTGTATTCCCAGAACTTTGTCCTTGCCAAGGGCTTCAACTGCTAAATATGCTACAAGTGCAGAATCGATGCCCCCGCTGATGCCAAGGACAGCTCCTTCAGCATTTGCTTCCCTTACTTTTTCCCTTATAAATTTAACAACAGCCTCTCTTACTTTTTCTGTTTCCATGTTCCTGTCCTCTGTAGCGGCTTAAGTGAAAATCCAATTTTATTTCTGTCCTTATTGCTACATTATACTTAAATAAAGTATCCTGTTCAAAGGTTTAATCTATCTGGAAGTTGTAACTCAGCCCCATGCCTATTTATATAGCCGACTCTGCGGTATTCATCATGGGAAAGCCAGTTGATGCCATCTGCACTATAACTGTTCCTTCAGTGGTGGATGAGCTCAAAAGTAGTGAATCCAGGCTTCGATTTGACCTTGCAAGAGAGCAGGGTCTGGGGGTAGAATTGCCTTCTTTGGAGGCCCTTTCGAGAGTTTCCGAGGTTTCCAGGATATCAAAGGATCACGAGGAATTGTCCCGAACTGACATTGAAGTCCTTGCCAAGGCTTATGACTGTGGGGAAGAAGCAGTGCTCCTTACGGATGATTACGCAGTGCAGAACGTTGCCAGTATCCTGGGTATAAAAGTAGAGCCGGTTGTCCAGAAGAAGATAAAGGACGTGCTTATATGGCAAAAAGTTTGTATTGGGTGTAAGCGGAAGTTCGATTCAGGTGACGTATGTCCTGTATGTGGCTCTCCGATGAAAAAAGGACGGAAAAGAAAATTATAACAATACTTGTATATGTATTAATGACGTCTTTATACTAATTCCTAAGAAGATCACAGGCAGGGATCACATGAAGAATATAGAGAATCTTATTCAAAAGGCAGTGGAGTTACAATCCAACGGTCTTACCTCAAGGCAAATCGCAGATGAGCTTAACGTTTCCAGGGATACTGTGACATGGCTTCTCACTCGTGCAAAGAAAGATATGAGTACTCCTGCACCAAAGGACATTTCTGTTAACTGGGTAAACATAGGCAAGAACGCTTACAGGCTGCGTAATATCTCTAAAGTTCTCTGCGATATGGTATTGGAAACATTGGAGCAGACAGAAGATGATGTTGATCTCATTGTTGGTATCGGTCTAAGCGGTGTGCCATTAGCAAGCCTTATGGCAGAAGAATTTGGTACTGATCTTGCAGTATTCCATGTGCATTATGATCCAGCTGATGACAGGCATCTAAAAGGCGATTTCAGCGGAAATTTCAGTCCAGTGAGGGGTAAAAAATGTGTCATAGTCGATGATGTCATTACAAGTGGCTATACTATGACGGAAGTAATAAAACGCCTTCGTGAAGAAGATTGCAAACCTGTAGCAATAGCAGTTCTGGTAGACAAGAAAGGCGCTGAACTGATTTCGGATGTGCCTGTAAGGCCATTGGTGCGTATAGTCCGTGTGGACTGATCGATCATATATTCTATTTAAAAAATGCAGTTGGAAGGTTTTTATTCCACTTCCGCTGCTCCAATCTTTTCTGCAAGTTTTGCCAACACCTGGGTGCGCATTCCTTCTACGAATTTGATGCTACCCACTACAAGATGTCCTCCGCCGTTCACGCCACCACCTTCAATTTCATCGTGGAGTTCTCTGACCATTCTTGGTATATTCATCTTGACGTATTTGGACCTGATCACAGCAAAGTCTGGGCCAAACCCTAGTGTGACGACTGGCTTACCTTCATATTCCCGGCAAAGTCTGTCATGAACTTCGCCTGATGTTTTTCCCGGTGGAGGGAACGTAAATTTGTGAGCGAAGTTTTCTACGTCCAGAACGTTAAGTATGGCACCATTTGGAAGTTTCTGGGCTTTTACATGTGCCATACACGCTTCAAGTTGCTCATTGATCATACCGTTGGCTTGTTCGCAGAACAGGCTGACAAGTTTCTTATGGGTATTATGGTCTCCCATCTCAAGTATATCGTCAATTATTCTTTTTCCACTGCTGAATTTGAGCCAATATGCAGCATAGTCTAATGATAGTGCCATATCTTTCAGGTCTTGCAACGAATATTTGTCAGATACAAGCTTTATGTAATCTCTTGCTTCTTCTGAATCAGCACGGTCTCCAACACCTGCAACGGCAGGAAGGTGCAGAATTTCCTTTTCAACATCCGGGTTTATCATACGGGCAACTTCAGTACAGAGCATACCTGCAGTGATACTGTAATCCCCTCCCACGTGTGCAGGATTAACGTGAGCTTTAAGGAACTCGTCAACCTCCTTATCTGGATGGTGATGGTCCACCACTACCATATCTATATTGTATACCTTTGCTATTCTGAAAGAAGGCAGGTCCTCTAGGGTGGAGCCATTGTCCACGCTTACTACAAGAGGCATTTTTTGTCCATGCCTGACAGCATCTTCCAGAGCAAAGGATAAGTCTCTGGTCACATCTGTCAATTCGTAGAACGGAGCCTTTGAAGGAGCTCTCTTGTAAAAATAATATTCTCCATCTGAGCCATTCACTTCTTTTATAAGTGGGAGTATAGCTCTCTCGATTGCAACGGCTGCTGTCATACCGTCGGCATCAGCATGGTGTCTTAGAAGAATGGGTTTTGACTTAATAACGGCCTTACGTATCTCTTTTGCGACCTGTTTCATGGCTGGCCGGAGTTTTTCCAATATGTCACTCTGTACAAGGAATTTGATCTCATGAGGCTCAGCCCTGCTATCAATTGCATTTTCTATGCGTGTTCTTATATCAGTTTCCTTTTCCCCGGTCAGCCGTTTCATACTGCGAACTTCAAGCTGAACGTTTTCTCCTCTAAGTTGTACTTCTCCGGTAACAGATACTATCATGTCAGCATCTATGTGTGGATATGCTCTCTCTCCAGCACTTTCAAAGGCAGCAGCAGATATCTGGCCAGTTTCATCATCAATGGTAAATATGGTCGGACCTGCTGTTTGTTTTACCTGTATTACCTCTCCATGAACTCTAACGGCTTTGCCTACATTTTCAGAAAGCTTTGAAGAGTTCAGTTCTGGAAGTTCTTTTTCAAGCTCCACAGTTTGGTAGATATTGATGTTCCTGGGAAGGAGGTCCAATTTGTTATTGTTCCTTATCTCCTTCACGCTCACAACAAGGCTGTCCCCGATCTTGGGAGTATCCTTCATATTGCTTGAGTGGATAAGCCCCCGCAGTTTGGGGTTAATATCTACAAAAGTACCAAATGTAACGTTGCTATTGACTACACAATGGTATAGCTTTCCAATCTCTATTTCGTCGATAGTGCAAGAATCATCAAGCTTATAAACCACCTGCTTCTTGCTGCAGCTTTCACATACTTCTTCTCCATCTACAAACTTATCTATGGACGAGCCACATGTCTTACAAGAGTAAAGGGCTCCTTTTCCTTTGCATGTCTTACATGTATCTTTTTCTTCAACTTCTCCGCTTCCTCCACATTTTGGACATACTGAACCACTGTTAAGGAAATTTGCAACATCTTTTTCTGATAATTTCATAAAGTCTACTGATTTGGATTTCCCGCTTCCTTTACAATCCGGGCATTTCTTTGAGGAGGTAACAATGTATCCCTTTCCCTCGCACTCTGGACATCTTTCGCTCATTTTATCATGCTTTAAATGTAATATGTGGGATTTATGTCTTTGGTCTCCACCTGTGTAATGTATGTACAAAATCAGCATCAAGATACACTCGATACAATTTGTATTAGTTTGCAATTTCACACAACAAAATCAATCAGATTAATAAACCATAAAACCATCTTATTACTTGTTGGGTCTGAAATACAAGGAAAATGTTTGCTTTCATGCTTTCGTATACATCCCCTCGAAAAACGGTTCGGACCCAAACTCCTTTCTACTATTTTATCTACAAGCAGCATTAACTTTTTAATATGTAGCAACCCTTTCTTTATATGCAATCAGTAATTTCACTGTTTGAAAGGGAGGTACTATGGCTTTATTAGATTTTCTTTTTCCATTACTTATCGTAGCAATTTTTATTTTATCAAAAGCGATCAAGATCGTTAATGAATATGAACGTGTAGTCATTTTTCGTTTAGGCCGACTAAGCGGTATCAAAGGTCCGGGCATGTTTTTCATAATACCTATCATAGATACGGTGGTGAAAATTGATCTGCGTGTGGTAACTATTGATGTACCCAAGCAGAACGTGATAACCAAGGATAATGTAACAGTGGATGTGGATGCTATTGTCTACTATAAGGTAGTGGACCCCTCTTCTGCTGTCAATGAAGTGGAAAATTACAGGTACGCTACTTCAACTTTGTCCCAAACAACATTGCGTGATGTGATTGGTCAGATAGAACTTGATGAACTCCTTTCCAACAGGGAGGAGATTAATAGGGATATCCAGGAACTGCTCGATGTTGCTACTGATCCATGGGGTATCAAGGTTACAGGAGTTACTCTCAGAGATGTGAAAATAGATGATACTATGCTGCGTGCCATTGCAAAGCAGGCCGAAGCAGAGCGTGAGAAGCGCGCACGTATTATTCTTTCAGAAGGTGAGTACATAGCTGCCGAGAAGATGAAACAAGCTGCACAGTTATACCAGGATATGCCCGCGGGACTTAAACTACGTGAATTGCAGACCATAGCCGAGGTGGCAAGAGAGAAGAACCTTATCGTAATTTCCAGTTCTATGGAAATTGGGGGTATAGCGGCTATGTCGAAGGCGTTCAGCGAGAAGAACAAGAGCTGATGGAAAGGTCATAATGGTTTCCAGAGTTGTGGTTTCTTTATTCCTTTTTACTTTTATTTTTTGCTGTACACCCTGTGCTGCTGCTACAGAAAAGGTATTGGTATTACAGATAGAGGATTCCATAACACCGGCTTCTGATGATATTTTGGCAGACGCCATAGCTTTCGCTGAAGAAGGCGATTACCAGGTTCTGGTCATTACACTTAACACGCCAGGCGGTGTGGTGGATGCGACCCTTAATATGATGGAACAAATAGCCAATACGAATGTACCTGTCATTGGCTACGTGTATCCTGAAGGTACGAAGTCTTGGTCTGCGGGTACTCTTCTCCTTATAAGTACGGATGTGGCGGCTATGGCTCCTTTCACTGTCATAGGCTCAGCCCAGCCTGTCACCATGACTCCATCAGGTTCAGAACCCATAAATGATTCCAAGATTGTGAATGCTCTGGTTGCTATGGCACAGGAAAATGCTCGCAAATACGGGCGTAATGAAACTGCTGCAGGTCAATTTATTACGGAAAACCTCAATTTAAATCCTGAAAAGGCCCTGGAATACGGAGTAATCGAGTACATAGCGTCAGATCTTAATGACCTGTTGGACCAGGTTGACGGGCAGGAGGTTAAGGGTAGGGAACTTAAGACCAGCGGGGCAGATATAGTGTTCTATAAACCATCCCTTAGACTTTCTTTCCTGAATACTATCTCAGATCCGGTCCTATCCTCCTTGTTATTGTTGCTTGGGGTGTACGCCCTAATATTAGGTCTGTCCCACCCCGGAATTGGCGGAGAGATATTTGGTCTTATATCTATATCATTGGGGCTTGTAGGTACAGGCTTCGATGTTAATATTGCATCAATATTCCTCATATTGGTAGGTGTGGCATTGATTATAATAGAGTTCCAATCCCCGGGTTTAGGAATTTTCGGTATTGTAGGGCTTGTGTGCATAGTTGCAGGAAGTATGTTGCTTGCACCAACAGATTTTCCACGAAATTATACGCCAGCTGGATTCCAGCAGACTATCCTACTTTCGGTTGTAGCTCCCACCATAGCTATTGGTGTTTTCCTGTTGTTCGTTCTTTATAAGGTCGCAATTGTGCGTCACTCCAAGCCAAAATTCGGTGAGCTTTTAGGTGATATTGCTGTTGCCCAGGATTCTTTTGGACCAGGCGAGTTTGGATATGTAAGGCATAAAAGTGAAAACTGGAAAGCGCGTTCTGAGGATTATATAGAAAAAGGAAATAAGGTGGAGATCCTGGAAAAAGATGGGACGGTTCTAATTGTAAAAAAGATAGATGAAAAATATCGTCTTTCAGAATAATGATCTGCTTTCTTACTTAAGCAGATCCTTTCTTTATCATTTCCACTACTCTGCGCTTTTTCTCAATTGAATTCTCCGCTGCCTTGTCAATTGCATTTTTCATTTCAATAAAATCCCGGGGCTCTTCTTCTCCTATCATTTTCTTGACAGGGGTGTATGCAGATTCCCTGAAGCGGGGGATGAAATCTTTTATCTCTCCGTTTATTCTGATTTCGGAGCCAACTCCTTTCTCCACGCGCCCTATGATGTCAATGGCAACACTTGCTTCTTTCACAACGCGCATGATTTCTTGAGCATACTCCTGCGGGGCTATGACAAGCAAGGCATCAAGTGAGACTCCCAGATAATCTATCTTTAGGGATTCGAGCATTTCAAGCACTACTGGATTGACCAGTGCTCTCATTTTCTCTTCTTCAAAGACCAGTTTTACACCAGCAGTCTTTGATATCTCTTTGGCGTCACCACGGATACCACCATTAGTGACATCCGTCATGGCATGTATATATGGAAGCAGGCCAGAACCAATGAGTGCTTCACATGCTTCCAGGAACTTTACGTTCATGGTTTCGCTCACAACATGGTGCATGTTGTAATAAAGAGCTGTAGTGGAAACAGTGCCTCCTCCGGCACCCTCGGTCATGAGGATTACATCGCCTTCTCTTGTTTGATTGCGGGCTGTAAGGTCCGATGTTGTTCCCACGGCACCCACTCCGCCTGTCAAGCGTTCCCCTATGACCATATCTCCTCCTATACGGAGTGTGCTGCCAGTGATAAGGGGGATACCAGTAAGCTCAGATACTGTGGTTATGCCTGCGATGTGGTCAAATATCTTCGCTACATCTCCGTCATCTGCTACATGAATATCTGAAAGCAGAGCAACAGGTCGTGCTCCCATTACATACACGTCTCTAAGTGAGGCTCTTGCTACATGGAAACCGGCGAGAAATGGAAAATCGCTAAGTCTGGAGTGTATTCCATCTATGGTGACTATTATGTATTTATCTATGCCATTGCCCAAGACCACGCCTGAATCATCAAGCTGCGCGCTGTCAACTATAGCACTGGTTTTTCCAATTACCTCTGCTATCTTCTCATGCGTATAAAAGTCACCTGTGCCCCTTGAACCTACGCCGAATTCACCCATTGTGACGCCAGATATGGTCGGTTCCAGGATATCACCTTTCACATTCAATGTGTTTTTTGCTTCCACGATTGTTGCCTGCGCAAGCTTGCGTGCATGCTGAGGTGTGGTCTTTTTTATTTCCAGTATCCTTGCTGTCAGTTTATCTTCGAGTTCAAGATCATTGGCACGTAGGCCTCTTTTTGCATATCCTTCGATATCCATATTTTTACCTCAGCACATTTCTACAAAGTTGCGAAGCATCTTCAGGCCGATATCCCCACTTTTTTCAGGGTGGAACTGTGTGCCCATCACATTCCCGGAATCGTTGACTATGGCAGCTGCAAAAGTTTTTCCATATTCACACGATGCAAGTGTGTTTTTTTGTGCAGTATCCACATAGTAGGAATGTACAAAATAAACATAAGACCCATTGGGAATACCTTCGAACAGAGGATGTTCTTGTGTGATATGTATGGAGTTCCATCCCATGTGGGGGACTTTGAGTTCAGAGTGAGGGAATCTTACAACATTTCCCTTTACAAGTCCCAATCCATCAGTTAACCTTCCTTCTTCGGACCAATCCATAAGTATCTGCTCTCCCAGACAAATGCCAAGCATAGGCTTGCCGGAAGTCACATATTCTGTAATAGTACCCTTGAGACCTTCTATGTTTTTCATGGCATCCATGAAAGCGCCCACTCCGGGTAGGATAACCCCATCTGCTGCAAGCATCTTTTCAGGGTCACTGGAGATGGAAACAGAGGCACCTGCGTGTTCAAGTCCTTTGTATACACTGCGCAGGTTACCAAGCCCATAGTCTATGATCACGATATTTTTCATCGGGAATTAGAGCTTGTTCCTTATACATCAATTTAACGAATCTGCAGATCTCCCTTTTAACTTTTGAGTAATATAGTATAACTTATATACTTTGTATTCTTTTTAACTATTAAACCAATCTGGTGATATGTATGAAAAACAGAAAGAATGCTACAATTTTGTTCCACAGCGATGATGCTATGGAACTGCCAATTAATATTGTCGTTATGCTGGTTGTTGGTATGGTGGCACTTGCAGCCCTTGTCGCCATTATTCCACCACCTACTAAGAACATGTCTGTTTACATTGATAGTTCAGGTGCTTCTGTCACTCCTACTATGACTATGATTGATGGTAATGCGGTCATAGTGGATTCAGCTACGGCGCAGAATCCGTTTTATGTGAGGGTGACTCTTTCTGCTACGGACACGGATGGCAACCCTGTAAGGGATGCCAGTGTAGTGCTCAGGGGTCTGGGCGGGGTTGCAACCAACACCACGGGCAGTGATGGCAAGACGCTGCTTATCACCAATCCGGCAATGGTCGCACTGGGACCTAA encodes:
- a CDS encoding orotate phosphoribosyltransferase-like protein, with translation MKNIENLIQKAVELQSNGLTSRQIADELNVSRDTVTWLLTRAKKDMSTPAPKDISVNWVNIGKNAYRLRNISKVLCDMVLETLEQTEDDVDLIVGIGLSGVPLASLMAEEFGTDLAVFHVHYDPADDRHLKGDFSGNFSPVRGKKCVIVDDVITSGYTMTEVIKRLREEDCKPVAIAVLVDKKGAELISDVPVRPLVRIVRVD
- a CDS encoding DHH family phosphoesterase: MSERCPECEGKGYIVTSSKKCPDCKGSGKSKSVDFMKLSEKDVANFLNSGSVCPKCGGSGEVEEKDTCKTCKGKGALYSCKTCGSSIDKFVDGEEVCESCSKKQVVYKLDDSCTIDEIEIGKLYHCVVNSNVTFGTFVDINPKLRGLIHSSNMKDTPKIGDSLVVSVKEIRNNNKLDLLPRNINIYQTVELEKELPELNSSKLSENVGKAVRVHGEVIQVKQTAGPTIFTIDDETGQISAAAFESAGERAYPHIDADMIVSVTGEVQLRGENVQLEVRSMKRLTGEKETDIRTRIENAIDSRAEPHEIKFLVQSDILEKLRPAMKQVAKEIRKAVIKSKPILLRHHADADGMTAAVAIERAILPLIKEVNGSDGEYYFYKRAPSKAPFYELTDVTRDLSFALEDAVRHGQKMPLVVSVDNGSTLEDLPSFRIAKVYNIDMVVVDHHHPDKEVDEFLKAHVNPAHVGGDYSITAGMLCTEVARMINPDVEKEILHLPAVAGVGDRADSEEARDYIKLVSDKYSLQDLKDMALSLDYAAYWLKFSSGKRIIDDILEMGDHNTHKKLVSLFCEQANGMINEQLEACMAHVKAQKLPNGAILNVLDVENFAHKFTFPPPGKTSGEVHDRLCREYEGKPVVTLGFGPDFAVIRSKYVKMNIPRMVRELHDEIEGGGVNGGGHLVVGSIKFVEGMRTQVLAKLAEKIGAAEVE
- a CDS encoding nodulation protein NfeD, with product MVSRVVVSLFLFTFIFCCTPCAAATEKVLVLQIEDSITPASDDILADAIAFAEEGDYQVLVITLNTPGGVVDATLNMMEQIANTNVPVIGYVYPEGTKSWSAGTLLLISTDVAAMAPFTVIGSAQPVTMTPSGSEPINDSKIVNALVAMAQENARKYGRNETAAGQFITENLNLNPEKALEYGVIEYIASDLNDLLDQVDGQEVKGRELKTSGADIVFYKPSLRLSFLNTISDPVLSSLLLLLGVYALILGLSHPGIGGEIFGLISISLGLVGTGFDVNIASIFLILVGVALIIIEFQSPGLGIFGIVGLVCIVAGSMLLAPTDFPRNYTPAGFQQTILLSVVAPTIAIGVFLLFVLYKVAIVRHSKPKFGELLGDIAVAQDSFGPGEFGYVRHKSENWKARSEDYIEKGNKVEILEKDGTVLIVKKIDEKYRLSE
- a CDS encoding slipin family protein — encoded protein: MALLDFLFPLLIVAIFILSKAIKIVNEYERVVIFRLGRLSGIKGPGMFFIIPIIDTVVKIDLRVVTIDVPKQNVITKDNVTVDVDAIVYYKVVDPSSAVNEVENYRYATSTLSQTTLRDVIGQIELDELLSNREEINRDIQELLDVATDPWGIKVTGVTLRDVKIDDTMLRAIAKQAEAEREKRARIILSEGEYIAAEKMKQAAQLYQDMPAGLKLRELQTIAEVAREKNLIVISSSMEIGGIAAMSKAFSEKNKS
- a CDS encoding DNA-binding protein, whose product is MGKPVDAICTITVPSVVDELKSSESRLRFDLAREQGLGVELPSLEALSRVSEVSRISKDHEELSRTDIEVLAKAYDCGEEAVLLTDDYAVQNVASILGIKVEPVVQKKIKDVLIWQKVCIGCKRKFDSGDVCPVCGSPMKKGRKRKL
- a CDS encoding NAD+ synthase encodes the protein METEKVREAVVKFIREKVREANAEGAVLGISGGIDSALVAYLAVEALGKDKVLGIHLPELNLTPAEDVLDATEVSHQLGIEFKAIDISGILTTYLDNIPDGKKATAHAKGNLKARIRMSVLYYHANLLNRIVIGTGNKTELLLGYFTKHGDGGVDILPIGDMYKTDVWELSASMGIPEAIINKAPSAGLWSGQTDEKELGITYKEVDRFLSLLLEGETPDIAWNTVGITKEQADSVIRRIKMNDHKLKTPQVIDLSHLR
- the hisH gene encoding imidazole glycerol phosphate synthase subunit HisH, whose translation is MKNIVIIDYGLGNLRSVYKGLEHAGASVSISSDPEKMLAADGVILPGVGAFMDAMKNIEGLKGTITEYVTSGKPMLGICLGEQILMDWSEEGRLTDGLGLVKGNVVRFPHSELKVPHMGWNSIHITQEHPLFEGIPNGSYVYFVHSYYVDTAQKNTLASCEYGKTFAAAIVNDSGNVMGTQFHPEKSGDIGLKMLRNFVEMC
- a CDS encoding AIR synthase-related protein, with the translated sequence MDIEGYAKRGLRANDLELEDKLTARILEIKKTTPQHARKLAQATIVEAKNTLNVKGDILEPTISGVTMGEFGVGSRGTGDFYTHEKIAEVIGKTSAIVDSAQLDDSGVVLGNGIDKYIIVTIDGIHSRLSDFPFLAGFHVARASLRDVYVMGARPVALLSDIHVADDGDVAKIFDHIAGITTVSELTGIPLITGSTLRIGGDMVIGERLTGGVGAVGTTSDLTARNQTREGDVILMTEGAGGGTVSTTALYYNMHHVVSETMNVKFLEACEALIGSGLLPYIHAMTDVTNGGIRGDAKEISKTAGVKLVFEEEKMRALVNPVVLEMLESLKIDYLGVSLDALLVIAPQEYAQEIMRVVKEASVAIDIIGRVEKGVGSEIRINGEIKDFIPRFRESAYTPVKKMIGEEEPRDFIEMKNAIDKAAENSIEKKRRVVEMIKKGSA
- a CDS encoding transcriptional regulator → MTKDILIHQIVDVLRQANFIVSKRCNIRPRSFDLAARNENILLFCKVLYNIDGLNEETAHEMKALARYLGGSALLVGAKTRDQMLEDSVVYMRYDIPAVNVQTLYDYFVENVPPLVSAAPGGLYVSIDGDVLKEARTKQAMSLGTLASELGVSRRTISKYEEGGMDASIDVVLHMEELLDVALAKSIDILQAFEKKLKEPPMQREETKYKEEDNVLDLLHSLGYQVVSTSQAPFKAISKDNYDTMLTGVSTYSSAMIKRADLMSSISCVTQTRSVFIIKGPSKSDTVENTVLIEEKELDKMAGPEEFVSLIDEKTKCKKH
- a CDS encoding tRNA(Ile)(2)-agmatinylcytidine synthase, whose amino-acid sequence is MIIGIDDTDSREGMCTTYLGALLMDELRQYGTIVELPVLVRLNPTIPYKTRGNACVGINLATSCPDKVMKHVISRVSTMAALECDMTNPGVVFVQDDECESVRDVLGTFFQRAVKEVLSIEEAKYVIAKTGLQSKGFKNGRGLIGALSACGSILNPGWDHTFEYLAYRQREKWGTPRNVDEASFFVADSATYPATWDTVDVSNELVVCVPHSPDPVLYGIRGKDPEVVRRTAEMISSELLERSCVYCTNQGTDMHLIPVASISEIQEMHSYIVSGFVSDDPFTIPGGHTIFSISDSSGASVECAAFEPTKGFRSLVRKLIQGDIVKVYGSFMNKALNIEKIEVVSLAPLVASHNPECPSCGKRMESAGKGQGYRCRKCGTKSPVLVQVNLKRDLEPGMYEVPPCARRHLAKPLVRFQNPSVKEFPSR